Proteins found in one Salvia splendens isolate huo1 chromosome 10, SspV2, whole genome shotgun sequence genomic segment:
- the LOC121751614 gene encoding plasmodesmata-located protein 6-like, which translates to MMRCGEHLWILCALFISLFPDLSTCSWDSMIYVGCTQVKYNPGSPYESSLNSVLASLVNSASLSNYNTFNIPTDDNDAVSGLFQCRGDLTSSDCHSCVANAVSRIGGYCMGTCGGALQLDGCFIKYDNASFVGALDKTVVSRKCGPPSGAGNERDAVLAYLGGGGGQYFRVGGSGRVHGVVQCEQDLSSGQCDECLSEAIQRLRTECATSPWGDMFLAKCYARYSVAQTQAATGYAMPGSQSGKLRCSRFLAIALYLYFSTYLTCPSLL; encoded by the coding sequence GCGTTGTGGAGAACATCTATGGATCCTCTGCGCTCTGTTCATCTCCCTCTTCCCAGACCTCTCAACCTGCTCATGGGATTCCATGATATACGTAGGTTGCACTCAGGTGAAGTACAACCCCGGCAGCCCCTACGAGTCAAGCCTCAACTCAGTGCTCGCCTCGCTCGTCAACTCAGCCTCCCTCTCCAACTACAACACCTTCAACATCCCGACCGACGACAACGACGCCGTGTCGGGGCTCTTCCAGTGCCGCGGCGACCTCACCAGCTCCGACTGCCACAGCTGCGTCGCGAACGCTGTCTCGAGGATAGGCGGCTACTGTATGGGGACATGCGGCGGCGCCCTGCAGCTGGACGGCTGCTTCATCAAGTACGACAACGCCTCCTTCGTCGGGGCGCTCGACAAGACTGTGGTGTCGCGTAAGTGCGGCCCGCCTAGTGGCGCTGGCAACGAGAGGGATGCCGTGCTGGCGTATCTGGGAGGCGGCGGGGGGCAGTATTTTCGGGTGGGGGGGTCGGGGAGGGTGCATGGCGTGGTGCAGTGCGAGCAGGATTTGAGCAGCGGGCAGTGCGATGAGTGCTTGTCCGAGGCCATCCAACGGCTGAGGACGGAGTGCGCGACGTCTCCTTGGGGTGACATGTTCTTGGCCAAGTGTTACGCTCGCTACTCCGTCGCTCAGACTCAGGCGGCCACCGGCTATGCAATGCCTGGTTCCCAAAGCGGTAAGCTTCGTTGCAGCCGCTTCCTAGCGATCGCGCTTTATCTTTATTTCTCTACCTACTTAACGTGTCCTAGCCTATTATGA